The Bacteroidota bacterium genome contains a region encoding:
- a CDS encoding CDP-diacylglycerol O-phosphatidyltransferase, translating to MRHIPNIITSLNILSGCISIILAFENNLFLASIFIIIAAAFDFFDGFSARLLKAYSEIGKQLDSLADMISFGLAPSVIVFSLILKSLNINTFSFELPIYQIFLSLLAFLITVFSGLRLAKFNIDTRQTVSFIGLPTPANAIFIASLPIILFYNEDSVFATIIENVYFLELLVVIFSFLLVSEIEMFSLKFKTYNFGENKLRYLFLLISILTIFIFKSISIPIIIIIYIILSVLNSYLLKQK from the coding sequence ATGAGACATATTCCAAACATAATCACATCCTTAAATATTTTGTCGGGATGTATTTCTATAATTTTAGCTTTCGAGAACAATCTTTTTTTAGCTTCAATTTTCATTATAATTGCAGCGGCATTCGATTTCTTCGATGGTTTTAGTGCCCGATTATTAAAAGCTTATTCCGAAATTGGAAAACAATTAGATTCGCTCGCCGATATGATAAGTTTTGGTTTGGCTCCTTCAGTAATAGTTTTTTCATTAATTCTAAAATCTCTTAACATAAATACATTTTCTTTCGAACTGCCAATTTATCAAATATTTCTTTCTTTATTAGCCTTTTTAATTACGGTTTTTTCTGGTCTAAGATTAGCAAAATTCAATATTGACACTCGTCAAACTGTCTCATTCATAGGTTTGCCTACACCTGCAAATGCTATATTTATAGCCTCCTTGCCAATAATTCTTTTTTACAACGAAGATTCAGTTTTTGCAACAATAATAGAGAATGTATATTTCTTAGAATTGCTGGTAGTAATATTTTCATTCTTACTGGTCTCAGAAATAGAAATGTTTTCGTTAAAATTTAAGACCTACAATTTCGGTGAAAACAAACTGAGGTATTTGTTTCTACTGATTTCAATTTTGACAATATTTATTTTTAAATCCATTTCAATTCCAATAATTATTATTATTTATATAATTTTGTCGGTGTTGAATAGCTATTTATTGAAACAAAAATAA
- the purS gene encoding phosphoribosylformylglycinamidine synthase subunit PurS codes for MKYFAEINIMPLKALLDPQGKAVTLSMHNIGYKSVENVRIGKHITLEIDAENIDGAKEKVREACKKILSNPIMESFEFSIKELV; via the coding sequence ATGAAATATTTTGCAGAAATAAACATAATGCCACTTAAAGCCTTATTAGACCCACAAGGAAAAGCCGTAACTTTGAGCATGCACAACATTGGCTACAAATCGGTAGAAAATGTAAGAATTGGGAAGCATATTACTTTAGAAATTGATGCTGAAAATATAGATGGTGCTAAAGAGAAAGTAAGAGAAGCTTGCAAAAAAATACTCTCAAATCCAATAATGGAAAGCTTTGAATTTTCGATTAAGGAGTTAGTTTAA
- a CDS encoding molybdenum cofactor guanylyltransferase, with amino-acid sequence MKITGIILAGGNSSRMGENKALINFNGKRIIDHVYGTISSFCEEIIISTNSHDFDFLQARIVADEIKNIGPIAGIYSALKKSSNKLNIIVSCDMPYISADLLKYLITSSENYEIAIPKHDGINEPITGKFLKHTYKFFENAINDGIHSPPKVICNSKLKEVSITPDLDFYSEKLFVNINDKKDLSKALKKI; translated from the coding sequence ATGAAAATTACAGGAATAATTTTAGCAGGTGGCAATAGTAGCAGAATGGGGGAAAATAAGGCACTCATCAACTTTAATGGGAAAAGAATTATAGATCATGTTTACGGTACAATTTCCTCATTTTGCGAAGAAATAATTATCAGCACAAATTCACATGATTTCGATTTTTTACAAGCGCGAATAGTTGCAGATGAAATTAAAAACATTGGACCAATTGCCGGTATATATTCTGCCCTAAAAAAATCAAGTAACAAATTAAATATTATTGTAAGTTGCGATATGCCATACATTTCAGCCGATTTGCTCAAGTATTTAATAACTTCTTCTGAAAATTACGAAATTGCCATTCCGAAACATGATGGAATTAATGAGCCAATTACTGGAAAATTTTTAAAACATACATACAAATTTTTCGAAAACGCCATAAATGATGGAATTCATTCGCCTCCAAAAGTGATTTGTAATTCAAAATTAAAAGAAGTAAGCATTACACCTGATTTAGACTTCTATTCCGAAAAACTGTTTGTGAATATTAATGATAAAAAAGATTTATCGAAGGCTCTGAAAAAAATATAA
- a CDS encoding MoaD/ThiS family protein codes for MEINILFFGILNDIVGTNQIKIPFVKNISELKDYLFRKYPDLENQKFIISVNEEIADNLTQLSPNDEIALLPPFAGG; via the coding sequence ATGGAAATAAACATACTTTTCTTTGGGATTTTAAATGATATAGTTGGAACAAATCAAATAAAAATTCCTTTTGTAAAAAACATTTCTGAATTAAAAGATTACTTATTTCGAAAATATCCTGATTTAGAAAATCAGAAATTTATAATATCTGTGAACGAAGAAATTGCAGATAATCTTACGCAACTCAGTCCTAATGATGAAATTGCACTTTTGCCACCTTTTGCCGGAGGATAA
- a CDS encoding molybdenum cofactor biosynthesis protein MoaE, translated as MTNYLINSPISPEIVAEKIREENLKAFPGGFSVFYGQVRNDQIENKYVSSIVYSCYEQMANKEIETIINSISQKYYDIKSITILHSIGEVKVGEISLFVMISSGHRKQAFEALPELVDLIKANVPIWGKEMFEDKTYVWKK; from the coding sequence ATGACAAATTATTTGATAAATAGTCCTATTTCGCCAGAAATTGTAGCTGAAAAAATAAGAGAAGAAAATCTAAAAGCATTCCCGGGAGGTTTTTCGGTATTTTATGGGCAAGTGAGAAACGATCAGATTGAGAATAAATATGTATCATCAATAGTTTATTCTTGTTACGAACAAATGGCAAATAAAGAAATTGAAACAATAATAAACAGCATTTCGCAAAAATATTATGATATAAAATCTATAACGATTTTGCACAGCATTGGCGAGGTAAAGGTTGGAGAAATTTCGCTTTTTGTGATGATTTCGTCAGGACACAGAAAGCAAGCCTTTGAAGCTTTGCCAGAGCTTGTGGACTTGATTAAAGCTAATGTGCCTATTTGGGGAAAAGAAATGTTTGAGGATAAAACTTATGTTTGGAAGAAGTAA
- a CDS encoding T9SS type A sorting domain-containing protein has product MRRKNIYKSLALFFSLLLFINLSAQPPSWSVAITSGNHSVLVQATTTIDIDGNSIDIGDYVGAFYDSAGTLACAGFIEWQGVNDAVTIWGDDGQTTFPDGMSANEVFKWKIYDVSANMEYDATAGYELGFPNSSTFAVNGISGLASLSAIIQTMAPSWNFPSGGGTGSNHTILVLNSIPITIDGTQVVSGDYVGVFFDSLGTLACAGYTLYEPSGGNMSITAWGADLGNDGFQAGETFKWKIWRQADNTEFEAIATYQTIGFPNQGIFSANGISGLATLIGVAYLGTDLEISDWIAPLSACGTLGATEQITVQVTNVGNAVVNSFDLSFSTDGGLNFTTETVNQTINIGASLNYTFLQTVDMSLVGSTWMCSANVAVANDTNYFNNDIAIDVGNYLTPIVSMSGLQTSYCYEDPIDTLVGTPAGGIYTGIGVASGLYFPTNIGVATIVYTVSNPGCSVSDSMTTEVFDNPIVDLTTQPTPLCDGDIFPAQATAGYASYLWSDGSANNTLDILVDGTYSVTVTSINGCSSADDVMVEFTSLPTPNFPVEINECEGATVTLDAGPGSMFYWNYDTIPSFTQFLIVDTTGSYWVEVVYMGCSGFDTVEVTFNPNPVALIVGESESCEGETVTLEVNVADFYSWSTGETTQVIDVTASGTYSCEITNIFGCSGTDSHNVTFFPNPSFSIVSTGLLCEGETITLTADIAVPEYSWFDGSTTQSIEITSSGTYDVTVTDNNGCSGTNSIWLELSTPPVADFTVDVSWFEITTTNNSTAAVSYSWDFGDGNTSSDANPVHLYSLEGVYTITLIAENECGTDTSTYEVTLTSINSSSLLNSLSINPNPSNGKFMISINDIFSSELNVRIHNLIGQEIFSASYEIENGSFEKQIELQDVSKGVYLIKLITDEGISSKRLIIE; this is encoded by the coding sequence ATGCGAAGAAAAAATATTTATAAATCATTAGCATTATTTTTCAGTTTATTATTATTTATTAATCTTTCGGCTCAACCACCAAGTTGGAGTGTAGCTATTACAAGCGGTAATCATTCAGTTTTGGTACAGGCAACTACAACAATCGATATTGATGGAAATAGCATAGATATTGGTGACTATGTCGGTGCCTTTTACGATTCTGCAGGAACATTAGCTTGTGCTGGTTTTATAGAATGGCAAGGAGTAAATGATGCAGTTACAATTTGGGGCGACGATGGACAAACAACATTCCCAGATGGAATGAGTGCTAATGAAGTATTTAAGTGGAAGATTTATGATGTTTCCGCTAACATGGAATATGATGCTACAGCAGGTTATGAGCTAGGATTTCCAAATAGTAGCACATTTGCTGTAAATGGAATTAGTGGTTTGGCCAGTCTTTCTGCAATCATACAAACTATGGCTCCAAGCTGGAATTTTCCAAGCGGTGGTGGTACAGGATCAAATCATACAATTTTGGTACTGAATTCAATTCCAATCACCATTGATGGAACTCAGGTTGTATCAGGAGATTATGTTGGTGTTTTCTTTGATTCTCTTGGCACTTTAGCATGTGCAGGATATACTTTGTATGAACCCAGTGGAGGAAATATGTCAATAACAGCTTGGGGAGCAGACCTTGGAAACGATGGTTTTCAAGCAGGTGAAACTTTCAAATGGAAAATTTGGAGACAAGCAGATAATACAGAATTCGAAGCAATTGCAACATATCAAACTATTGGATTTCCAAATCAAGGTATTTTCTCCGCAAATGGAATATCCGGACTTGCAACTTTGATTGGAGTAGCTTACCTTGGAACCGACCTTGAAATTTCTGATTGGATTGCACCTTTATCAGCTTGCGGAACACTCGGTGCCACCGAACAAATTACAGTTCAAGTTACTAATGTAGGAAACGCTGTTGTAAATAGTTTTGATTTATCATTTTCGACCGATGGTGGTTTAAATTTTACTACTGAAACAGTTAATCAAACTATAAATATTGGTGCAAGCTTAAATTATACATTTCTGCAAACTGTTGATATGTCGCTTGTTGGATCCACATGGATGTGTAGTGCAAACGTTGCAGTAGCAAATGATACAAACTATTTTAACAATGATATTGCCATCGATGTTGGAAACTATCTAACACCGATCGTTAGTATGTCCGGATTGCAAACAAGTTATTGCTACGAAGATCCGATTGATACACTTGTAGGAACTCCCGCAGGTGGTATTTATACTGGTATTGGAGTTGCAAGTGGTTTATACTTTCCTACAAATATTGGAGTAGCTACTATTGTTTATACAGTTTCAAATCCGGGATGTTCTGTATCGGATTCAATGACAACAGAAGTATTTGACAATCCTATAGTTGATTTGACTACACAGCCCACTCCGCTTTGCGATGGAGATATATTTCCTGCTCAGGCAACTGCAGGTTATGCTTCATATTTGTGGTCAGATGGTTCTGCCAATAATACGCTTGATATTTTAGTTGATGGAACATATTCGGTTACAGTAACAAGTATTAATGGGTGTTCTTCCGCTGATGATGTTATGGTTGAGTTTACTTCTCTACCAACACCAAATTTCCCCGTAGAAATTAACGAATGTGAAGGAGCAACTGTTACTCTTGATGCTGGCCCTGGTTCAATGTTTTATTGGAATTATGATACAATACCATCTTTTACGCAATTCTTAATAGTCGATACAACTGGATCTTATTGGGTTGAAGTAGTTTATATGGGATGTTCTGGTTTCGATACAGTTGAAGTAACATTTAATCCTAATCCTGTTGCCCTTATAGTAGGAGAGAGTGAATCTTGCGAAGGCGAAACAGTTACACTTGAAGTTAATGTTGCTGATTTTTATTCATGGTCAACAGGCGAGACTACTCAAGTTATTGATGTAACTGCATCAGGAACCTATAGTTGCGAAATTACTAATATATTTGGTTGTTCAGGAACAGATTCACATAATGTTACTTTCTTCCCAAATCCAAGTTTCTCAATAGTTTCAACAGGCTTGTTATGCGAAGGTGAAACTATTACGCTTACTGCCGATATTGCAGTTCCTGAATATTCATGGTTCGATGGTTCTACAACTCAATCTATTGAAATAACAAGTTCTGGAACCTACGATGTTACAGTTACAGATAATAATGGATGTAGTGGTACTAACTCCATTTGGCTTGAATTGAGCACTCCACCTGTGGCAGATTTCACTGTTGACGTAAGCTGGTTTGAAATTACAACCACTAATAATTCGACCGCTGCAGTTTCTTATTCATGGGATTTTGGCGATGGCAATACTTCAAGTGATGCGAACCCTGTTCATCTATACTCTCTTGAAGGAGTATATACAATTACGCTTATAGCTGAAAATGAATGTGGAACCGATACTTCAACATATGAAGTTACCCTAACTAGCATCAATTCAAGTTCTTTATTAAATTCATTGAGCATAAATCCAAATCCAAGCAATGGTAAATTTATGATCTCAATAAATGATATTTTTAGCAGTGAATTAAATGTTAGAATTCATAATTTGATTGGACAGGAAATTTTTTCAGCTTCATATGAAATCGAAAACGGATCCTTTGAAAAACAAATTGAACTACAAGATGTTTCAAAAGGTGTTTACCTAATTAAATTGATTACAGACGAAGGAATTTCTTCTAAACGATTAATAATCGAATAA
- a CDS encoding T9SS type A sorting domain-containing protein — translation MKKLVLLGFLTCFVFVSFAQVNSISEKSKKVETELNLKKEFSDYHKALPERINVPSSDKKMNINSSIEENSDGREHRLLSSVKNNTKKNSNKSTQSIWSNNFSTPADWEIGNIASNNQNWVITTLAPTGFYSAGMGAISSTSGGNFAMFDSDALNESNPTPLVQKGFIRTVGSVDLTGHPYVKIRFEQLYRRYLDLTYVIVHTGGQWQQIEVNANVASNDMGADVVEVDISTIAGNQPAVRIGFFYDGEWDYAWMVDDVSIEDAVPNDASTEFIYALGKIPVNTPHVVQAVVQNNGYNALTNLSVTLTVSGANSYTNTQVLSALAVGGLDVVTFAAYTPTVAGINDITVSVANDDNNTNNSYSYWQEVGNTYAYADSTSSFSGLGYADGEGAMFCKYTMFGSKSIPTVNVGLSFDADCVGQTVYAMVLDALGTIVGASSNYVIQTADIGTIKSFAITNPPTITGTDFYVGIAQTQGTIPFEYYPLGTQEESYVRSNAYYTAGLDASGLAEATGYGRFVCEAVVGGGNANDIGVIDFVSPNNNSSCALTNAESVTVTIMNFGTNAISNFPVSYTLDGGTAVTETVSTSIASGATYDYTFNTTVNLSAFQTYNFVGYTNLANDEDTTNDAHNFQILSGNASITVNIFTDGYGYETYWAIFDISENIVATGGIETIYDNYTLYSTDVCVQSSGCYTFIIFDDYGDGLLDSAYYEVLFNGNQIAYNGNFASAGEAVYFIGNGCPANDLGVDVVYTLGKLPKPNGIPHTVSALITNYGTATQTNVNVTLDITGANNFTDVKTVTLPSNGDTLIEFATFSPSNAGFNTVTVSVPTDENDLNISDSYYQEVNSEIFAYADTSAPASSVGYDTGEGMLLNKYFMNGSNDVVGVNFNLSNSTDNTGNTMYAVVLDTDSNILGQSANYIIQASDLGTLITFNLQSPVTFTNEYFFVGFVQTAGIASGYFPLSTQDEFIERSGAYYGASTTGTSLTEYTTLGRFMIEAVVANSGPGWSFTVTSGNHTILIPDFVPLTIDGMQIESGDYIGVFYDSLGTLACGGYIKWEGVTNSITAWGVDAGNDGFAASEEFTWKLWDASTESEYLAVATYNLIDFPMGSTYVTNGISGLLSLVALTIETQTINIPQGWSMFSTYIDPFEPGVDSVLADIAANVTIVKNGMGMVYWPAWGINNIGSLVIGEGYQIYVTSAQILTVEGISVVPEITPITIPAGWSIMGYLRQAPADIAVMLVPLTIYGSVTLVKNGLGLVYWPAYFINNIGNMNPGEGYQINMVSSQVLTFPANTNFSKIFSFEKENKIYINKINSGNNMTIGIPLESWQIQPEFGDEIGVFNSHGNLVGSTVFTGKNIAITVWGNNEISNVSTLIDEGETFSLKLWNTKLNSEETLEIVSWIEGNDSYSNNGISVVNDLKISGHVELFQNAPNPCSTATEIKFYISEETHVVIDIYNVLGEMLDEIVNSNFNQGMNTVEFNVENYSSGTYFYKISTENYSATRSISIKK, via the coding sequence ATGAAAAAACTTGTTCTATTGGGATTTTTGACTTGTTTTGTTTTTGTAAGTTTCGCACAGGTCAATTCAATTTCCGAAAAATCAAAAAAAGTCGAAACAGAATTGAATCTGAAAAAAGAGTTTTCTGATTATCACAAAGCTCTTCCGGAACGGATTAATGTTCCTTCTTCCGACAAAAAAATGAATATAAATTCATCTATAGAAGAAAATTCTGATGGACGTGAGCACCGTTTGTTATCTTCTGTCAAAAACAATACAAAAAAGAATAGCAATAAATCAACTCAGTCTATTTGGTCAAATAATTTTTCGACTCCTGCAGATTGGGAAATAGGTAATATTGCTTCGAATAATCAAAACTGGGTAATTACAACACTTGCCCCTACCGGTTTTTATTCAGCTGGTATGGGAGCAATTTCATCTACTTCAGGTGGAAACTTTGCAATGTTCGATTCCGATGCACTTAATGAATCAAACCCTACTCCTTTAGTACAAAAAGGTTTCATTAGAACAGTAGGTTCAGTTGACCTTACCGGGCACCCTTATGTAAAAATAAGATTTGAACAACTTTATAGAAGGTATCTGGATTTAACTTATGTAATTGTTCACACAGGAGGTCAGTGGCAGCAAATTGAAGTAAATGCAAATGTGGCTTCCAACGATATGGGAGCAGATGTGGTTGAAGTTGATATTTCAACAATTGCAGGAAACCAACCGGCAGTGCGAATTGGGTTTTTCTACGATGGAGAATGGGATTATGCATGGATGGTTGATGATGTAAGTATTGAAGATGCAGTACCTAATGATGCTTCCACAGAGTTTATTTATGCTCTTGGAAAAATTCCTGTAAATACTCCACATGTAGTTCAAGCAGTTGTTCAAAATAATGGATACAATGCTTTGACAAATTTGAGTGTTACGCTAACCGTATCAGGTGCAAATTCATATACAAATACACAAGTATTATCAGCTTTAGCTGTTGGTGGATTAGATGTTGTAACTTTTGCAGCATATACTCCTACAGTTGCTGGAATAAACGATATTACAGTTTCGGTTGCAAACGATGATAATAACACAAACAACAGTTATTCTTACTGGCAAGAAGTTGGGAATACATATGCCTATGCCGATTCGACATCAAGTTTCAGTGGATTAGGATATGCCGATGGTGAGGGAGCAATGTTTTGTAAATATACAATGTTTGGATCTAAATCTATTCCAACTGTTAATGTTGGTTTATCTTTCGATGCAGATTGCGTAGGACAGACTGTATATGCTATGGTTCTTGATGCTCTAGGAACAATTGTAGGTGCCTCAAGCAATTATGTAATCCAAACAGCCGATATTGGTACAATTAAGTCGTTTGCAATTACAAACCCACCAACTATTACCGGTACTGATTTTTATGTTGGAATTGCTCAAACTCAAGGAACTATTCCTTTTGAATATTATCCTCTTGGAACTCAAGAAGAATCTTATGTAAGATCAAATGCATATTATACAGCTGGATTAGATGCTTCTGGTCTTGCAGAAGCTACTGGATATGGCAGATTTGTATGTGAAGCAGTTGTAGGCGGTGGAAATGCCAATGATATTGGAGTAATTGATTTTGTATCTCCAAATAATAATAGTTCATGTGCATTAACAAATGCCGAAAGTGTTACAGTTACAATTATGAATTTTGGAACTAATGCAATTTCTAATTTCCCAGTTTCCTATACTTTAGATGGAGGTACTGCTGTTACCGAAACTGTATCAACTTCAATTGCAAGTGGTGCGACTTACGATTATACATTTAATACAACGGTAAATCTTTCAGCCTTTCAAACATACAATTTTGTTGGTTATACAAACCTTGCAAATGATGAGGATACTACAAATGATGCTCATAATTTCCAAATTTTAAGTGGAAATGCAAGTATTACTGTAAATATATTTACAGATGGATATGGATATGAAACATATTGGGCAATTTTTGATATTTCAGAAAATATTGTAGCTACTGGAGGTATCGAAACAATATACGATAATTATACTTTATATAGCACCGATGTTTGTGTTCAATCCTCAGGTTGTTATACATTTATCATTTTTGATGATTACGGCGATGGACTGTTAGACTCTGCTTATTATGAAGTATTATTCAATGGAAATCAAATTGCATATAATGGCAATTTTGCCAGTGCTGGCGAAGCAGTTTATTTCATTGGGAATGGTTGTCCTGCAAATGATTTGGGAGTAGATGTAGTTTATACGCTCGGTAAACTTCCAAAACCAAACGGAATTCCACATACTGTTTCTGCATTGATAACTAATTATGGAACAGCAACTCAGACAAATGTTAATGTTACTTTAGATATTACAGGTGCAAACAATTTTACAGATGTAAAAACGGTTACATTGCCATCGAATGGTGATACTCTTATCGAATTTGCTACTTTTTCTCCAAGCAATGCAGGTTTTAATACAGTAACTGTTTCTGTCCCAACTGATGAAAACGATTTGAATATTAGTGATTCATATTATCAAGAAGTAAATTCTGAGATTTTTGCATATGCTGATACATCTGCTCCGGCAAGCTCTGTTGGATACGACACAGGTGAAGGTATGCTATTGAACAAATATTTTATGAATGGCTCAAACGATGTTGTTGGAGTAAATTTCAATTTGTCAAACAGCACCGACAATACTGGAAATACAATGTATGCTGTTGTTTTAGATACTGATTCTAATATTTTAGGACAATCGGCAAATTATATTATTCAAGCATCCGACCTTGGTACATTAATAACTTTCAATTTGCAAAGTCCTGTAACATTTACAAATGAATATTTCTTCGTAGGTTTTGTTCAAACAGCAGGAATAGCTAGTGGATATTTCCCACTTTCAACTCAAGACGAATTTATTGAAAGATCAGGTGCCTACTATGGAGCATCAACTACAGGTACATCTTTGACAGAATATACTACACTTGGTAGATTTATGATTGAAGCTGTTGTTGCAAACAGTGGTCCAGGATGGTCCTTTACTGTAACCTCAGGAAATCATACCATTTTAATTCCTGATTTTGTTCCTTTGACTATTGATGGGATGCAGATAGAAAGTGGCGATTATATTGGAGTATTTTATGATTCGCTCGGTACGCTTGCTTGCGGTGGATACATTAAGTGGGAAGGTGTAACCAATTCTATAACTGCTTGGGGAGTCGATGCAGGAAATGATGGTTTTGCTGCCAGCGAAGAATTTACATGGAAATTGTGGGATGCTTCTACAGAATCTGAATACTTAGCTGTTGCAACATATAATCTTATCGACTTTCCAATGGGTAGCACATATGTAACCAATGGAATAAGTGGTTTGCTCTCTTTAGTTGCTCTCACAATTGAAACCCAAACAATAAATATCCCACAAGGCTGGAGTATGTTTTCTACATACATCGATCCTTTTGAGCCTGGTGTAGATAGCGTTCTTGCAGATATTGCAGCAAATGTTACTATAGTTAAAAACGGAATGGGAATGGTTTATTGGCCTGCATGGGGCATTAATAATATTGGTAGTTTAGTGATTGGCGAAGGTTATCAGATTTATGTAACCTCAGCTCAGATACTAACTGTTGAGGGAATTTCAGTAGTTCCTGAAATTACTCCTATAACAATTCCAGCAGGATGGAGCATTATGGGATACTTACGTCAAGCACCGGCAGATATTGCTGTTATGCTTGTTCCGCTAACTATATACGGAAGTGTTACTTTAGTTAAAAATGGTTTAGGTTTGGTTTATTGGCCGGCATATTTCATAAATAACATCGGGAATATGAACCCCGGCGAAGGTTATCAAATAAATATGGTTTCCTCGCAAGTGTTAACATTCCCTGCAAATACTAATTTCTCAAAAATATTTTCTTTTGAAAAAGAGAATAAAATTTATATTAATAAAATAAATTCCGGAAATAATATGACAATTGGAATTCCATTAGAATCATGGCAAATTCAACCAGAATTTGGTGATGAAATAGGAGTTTTTAATTCTCATGGAAATCTTGTTGGTAGTACTGTTTTCACTGGGAAAAATATTGCTATTACTGTTTGGGGGAACAATGAAATTTCGAATGTTTCTACATTAATTGATGAAGGTGAAACTTTTAGTCTAAAATTATGGAATACAAAGCTAAATTCAGAAGAAACTTTAGAAATTGTAAGTTGGATTGAAGGAAATGATTCCTACTCAAATAATGGGATAAGTGTAGTTAATGATCTAAAAATATCTGGTCATGTTGAATTGTTCCAAAATGCACCAAATCCTTGCTCTACAGCTACTGAAATAAAATTTTACATTTCGGAAGAAACTCATGTTGTAATAGATATTTATAATGTACTTGGCGAAATGCTTGATGAAATTGTAAATTCAAATTTCAACCAAGGTATGAATACTGTTGAGTTTAATGTTGAAAATTATAGTTCGGGTACGTATTTTTATAAAATCAGTACTGAAAATTACTCAGCAACAAGAAGTATTAGTATAAAAAAATAA